A single genomic interval of Lathyrus oleraceus cultivar Zhongwan6 chromosome 7, CAAS_Psat_ZW6_1.0, whole genome shotgun sequence harbors:
- the LOC127103156 gene encoding tyrosine-protein phosphatase DSP3, whose amino-acid sequence MTRYLCPEPYPEENLEFLKSQNIRLFQFGIEGKTEVSLPILSDSIMEALKILLDVRNHPVLIHCKRGKHRTGCVVGCFRKMQNWCLSSVFEEYQRYAGAKSRTTDLTFIEMFDIINLRQCLYSIIYQYQGASKKRRLMYQGETTHKPPRLTSF is encoded by the exons ATGACAAG ATACTTGTGTCCTGAACCCTATCCGGAGGAGAATTTGGAGTTTCTTAAATCACAGAATATTCGTCTATTTCAATTTGGAATTGAGGGGAAAACG GAAGTTTCTTTACCTATTCTCAGTGATTCTATTATGGAGGCTTTGAAAATTTtacttg ATGTGAGAAATCACCCTGTTTTGATTCATTGCAAACGAGGAAAG CATAGAACAGGTTGTGTAGTTGGTTGCTTCAGAAAGATGCAGAACTGGTGTCTGTCTTCTGTGTTTGAGGAGTACCAACGCTATGCTGGTGCTAAATCCAGGACAACGGATTTAACATTTATAGAGATGTTTGACATCATAAATCTTAGGCAGTGCCTCTACAGCATCATCTACCAGTATCAAGGTGCTTCAAAGAAGCGCAGATTGATGTATCAAGGCGAGACTACGCATAAGCCACCCCGTTTGACATCGTTTTAG